One Gossypium hirsutum isolate 1008001.06 chromosome A11, Gossypium_hirsutum_v2.1, whole genome shotgun sequence genomic window carries:
- the LOC107923258 gene encoding heavy metal-associated isoprenylated plant protein 46, whose translation MKQKMVVKVTMKGEKSRSKALKIVVGLSGVESASLKGDDKSQIEVTGDGVDAVKLTSLLRKGVGYAELVSVSAADKKDDKKDETKLPPPFYYYQCQPVPPYGYVENYGPSCSIL comes from the exons ATGAAG caaAAGATGGTAGTGAAGGTTACCATGAAGGGCGAGAAATCCCGGTCTAAGGCGTTGAAAATTGTAGTTGGTCTCTCAG GGGTGGAGTCGGCTTCGTTGAAAGGCGATGACAAGAGCCAAATAGAGGTAACAGGGGATGGTGTGGATGCAGTTAAGCTAACCAGTCTGCTAAGGAAGGGCGTGGGGTACGCCGAGCTGGTCAGCGTCAGTGCCGCTGATAAGAAGGATGATAAGAAAGACGAGACGAAGCTACCGCCACCCTTCTACTATTATCAGTGTCAACCGGTGCCTCCGTACGGATACGTCGAAAACTATGGACCCTCTTGCTCCATCTTGTAA